A region of Vitis riparia cultivar Riparia Gloire de Montpellier isolate 1030 chromosome 12, EGFV_Vit.rip_1.0, whole genome shotgun sequence DNA encodes the following proteins:
- the LOC117926557 gene encoding DNA-directed RNA polymerase II subunit RPB2 gives MYGEDEYDPTVVEEEEDDDEEITQEDAWAVISAYFEEKGLVRQQLDSFDEFIQNTMQEIVDESADIEIRPESQHNPGRQSDFLETIYKISFGQIYLSKPMMTESDGETATLFPKAARLRNLTYSAPLYVDVTKRIIKKGHDLEEVTETQEFTKVFIGKVPIMLRSSYCTVYQNSEKDLTELGECPYDQGGYFIINGSEKVLIAQEKMSTNHVYVFKKRQPNKYAYVAEVRSMAESQNRPPSSMFVRMLSRTSAKGGSSGQYIRATLPYIRTEIPIIIVFRALGFVADKDILEHICYDFSDTQMMELLRPSLEEAFVIQNQQVALDYIGKRGSTVGVTREKRIKYAKEILQKEMLPHVGVGEYCETKKAYYFGYIIHRLLLCALGRRPEDDRDHYGNKRLDLAGPLLGGLFRMLFRKLTRDVRAYVQKCVDNGKDVNLQFAIKAKTITSGLKYSLATGNWGQANAAGTRAGVSQVLNRLTYASTLSHLRRLNSPIGREGKLAKPRQLHNSHWGMMCPAETPEGQACGLVKNLALMVYITVGSAANPILEFLEEWSTENFEEISPAVIPQSTKIFVNGCWVGIHRNPDLLVKTLRQLRRQVDVNTEVGVIRDIRLKELRLYTDYGRCSRPLFIVEKQRLLIKKRDIRALQLRESPEDGGWHDLVSKGFIEYVDTEEEETTMISMTINDLISARLNPEEAYSETYTHCEIHPSLILGVCASIIPFPDHNQSPRNTYQSAMGKQAMGIYVTNYQLRMDTLAYVLYYPQKPLVTTRAMEHLHFRQLPAGINAIVAIACYSGYNQEDSVIMNQSSIDRGFFRSLFFRSYRDEEKKMGTLVKEDFGRPNRENTMGMRHGSYDKLDDDGLAPPGTRVSGEDVIIGKTTPISQDDSQGQASRYTRRDHSTSLRHSESGMVDQVLLTTNADGLRFVKVRMRSVRIPQIGDKFSSRHGQKGTVGMTYTQEDMPWTVEGITPDIIVNPHAIPSRMTIGQLIECIMGKVAAHMGKEGDATPFTDVTVDNISKALHKCGYQMRGFETMYNGHTGRRLTAMIFLGPTYYQRLKHMVDDKIHSRGRGPVQILTRQPAEGRSRDGGLRFGEMERDCMIAHGAAHFLKERLFDQSDAYRVHVCERCGLIAIANLKKNSFECRGCKNKTDIVQVHIPYACKLLFQELMAMAIAPRMLTKEVKPPKDQKKKGA, from the exons ATGTACGGTGAAGACGAGTACGATCCAACGGTGGTtgaggaggaggaggatgatgatgaggagATCACTCAGGAAGATGCCTGGGCGGTGATCAGTgcctactttgaagagaagggtCTGGTGAGGCAACAGCTTGATTCGTTTGACGAGTTCATTCAGAATACGATGCAAGAAATCGTGGACGAGTCAGCCGATATCGAGATTCGCCCTGAATCGCAGCACAATCCCGGTCGGCAGTCCGATTTCCTTGAG ACTATCTATAAGATAAGTTTTGGTCAGATATACCTGAGTAAGCCAATGATGACAGAATCTGATGGAGAAACTGCTACTTTATTTCCGAAAGCTGCCAGGTTAAGGAACTTGACCTACTCAGCTCCATTGTATGTCGATGTTACAAAGAGGATTATAAAGAAAGGGCATGACCTTGAAGAGGTCACTGAAACTCAGGAGTTCACCAAAGTTTTCATTGGGAAG GTTCCAATTATGCTTCGATCTAGTTATTGCACGGTGTACCAGAACTCAGAGAAAGATTTAACTGAACTTGGAGAGTGTCCTTATGATCAAGGTGGGTACTTCATTATTAATGGGAGTGAAAAGGTTCTGATTGCTCAAGAGAAGATGAGCACCAATCATGTGTACGTGTTTAAGAAGAGGCAGCCTAACAAATATGCTTATGTGGCTGAGGTTCGGTCTATGGCGGAATCCCAAAACAGGCCACCGAGTAGCATGTTTGTCCGGATGCTTTCAAGGACTAGTGCCAAAGGG GGATCTTCGGGGCAATATATCCGTGCTACCCTTCCATATATACGGACAGAAATCCCAATAATCATTGTGTTTCGGGCATTAGGATTTGTGGCCGACAAAGATATATTAGAGCACATATGCTATGATTTTTCTGATACTCAAATGATGGAGTTACTTCGCCCGTCCTTAGAAGAGGCATTTGTTATTCAAAATCAACAG GTTGCATTGGACTACATTGGTAAAAGAGGATCCACTGTGGGTGTCACGAGGGAAAAGAGGATCAA GTATGCCAAGGAGATCCTTCAAAAGGAAATGCTTCCGCATGTCGGTGTGGGGGAATACTGTGAGACTAAGAAAGCTTACTATTTTGG ATACATCATTCATCGGCTTTTACTTTGTGCGCTTGGCCGAAGGCCGGAAGATGATAGGGATCACTATGGGAACAAGAGGCTGGACCTTGCTGGTCCTTTACTTGGAGGCCTTTTCCGAATG TTATTCAGAAAGTTAACCAGGGATGTGAGAGCTTATGTTCAGAAG TGTGTGGATAATGGAAAAGATGTTAACTTACAATTTGCAATTAAAGCAAAAACAATTACTAGTGGTCTCAAGTACTCTCTTGCTACTGGGAACTGGGGGCAAGCAAATGCAGCTGGTACTAGAGCAGGAGTATCACAG GTTTTGAATCGTTTAACATATGCTTCCACTCTGTCGCACTTACGAAGGTTAAACTCACCCATTGGTCGTGAAG GAAAATTGGCAAAACCACGACAGTTGCACAATTCGCACTGGGGAATGATGTGTCCTGCAGAAACACCTGAAGGACAA GCATGTGGACTAGTGAAGAATCTTGCATTAATGGTGTACATAACAGTAGGATCTGCAGCAAATCCTATTTTGGAGTTTTTGGAGGAGTGGAGTACTGAAAATTTTGAG GAAATATCTCCTGCGGTTATTCCTCAGTCAACCAAAATTTTTGTGAACGGTTGCTGGGTTGGCATTCATCGTAACCCTGATCTGTTGGTGAAGACTTTGAGACAGTTGAGGAGGCAG GTTGATGTGAACACTGAAGTTGGAGTTATTCGTGATATCCGTTTGAAGGAACTCCGTCTTTACACAGACTATGGACGCTGCAGTAGGCCATTGTTTATTGTGGAGAAACAAAGACTGCTAATAAAGAAGAGAGATATCCGAGCCTTACAGCTTAGA GAATCCCCTGAGGATGGTGGATGGCATGATCTTGTGTCAAAAGGATTCATAGAGTATGTTGATACTGAGGAAGAGGAGACTACAATGATTTCCATGACAATCAAT GATCTTATTTCTGCAAGGCTCAACCCGGAGGAGGCTTATTCTGAAACTTACACTCACTGTGAAATTCATCCCTCATTAATATTAGGTGTTTGTGCATCTATTATCCCATTCCCTGACCATAACCAG TCTCCTCGTAATACCTACCAATCAGCTATGGGAAAGCAAGCCATGGGAATTTATGTCACCAATTACCAGTTACGAATG gATACGTTAGCCTATGTTCTGTACTATCCTCAGAAGCCCCTTGTTACTACCCGTGCCATGGAGCATTTGCATTTTAGGCAGCTGCCAGCTGGCATA AATGCCATCGTTGCCATTGCCTGCTACTCTGGGTATAACCAAGAAGATTCTGTTATTATGAACCAATCATCAATTGATCGTGGATTCTTCCGGTCACTATTCTTCCGGTCATATAG GGATGAGGAGAAGAAGATGGGGACACTGGTGAAGGAGGATTTTGGGCGTCCAAATCGGGAAAACACCATG GGAATGCGACATGGGTCTTATGATAAATTGGACGATGATGGTCTTGCACCTCCT GGCACAAGAGTCTCAGGTGAGGATGTCATTATTGGCAAGACCACACCTATTTCTCAAGATGATTCTCAGGGACAAGCTTCACGTTATACACGGCGTGATCATAGCACAAGCTTACGTCACAGTGAAAGTGGCATGGTAGATCAG GTTCTGTTGACAACAAATGCAGATGGGTTAAGGTTTGTGAAAGTACGGATGAGATCAGTTAGAATACCACAGATTGGTGACAAATTCAGTAGTAGACATGGTCAGAAAGGAACTGTTGGCATGACTTATACTCAAGAAGATATGCCATGGACTGTGGAAGGCATCACCCCTGACATCATTGTCAACCCACATGCTATTCCTTCTCGAATGACAATTGGCCAGCTTATTGAGTGCATCATGGGGAAGGTTGCTGCTCATATGGGGAAGGAGGGAGATGCTACTCCTTTCACGGATGTCACT GTGGACAATATCAGTAAAGCTCTCCACAAATGTGGTTATCAAATGCGTGGTTTTGAGACAATGTACAATGGTCATACAGGCCGACGATTGACTGCTATGATATTCCTGGGCCCTACTTACTACCAGAGGCTTAAGCACATGGTGGATGATAAGATCCACTCACGTGGGAGGGGTCCAGTACAAATCCTTACTAGACAGCCTGCTGAGGGGCGATCTCGTGATGGTGGTCTCCGTTTTGGAGAAATGGAACGTGACTGCATGATTGCTCATGGAGCAGCCCACTTCCTCAAAGAAAGGTTGTTTGACCAAAGTGATGCTTATAGGGTTCATGTCTGTGAGCGCTGTGGGTTGATTGCCATTGCAAATCTCAAAAAGAACTCTTTTGAGTGCAGAGGTTGCAAGAATAAAACCGACATTGTTCAG GTGCACATTCCATATGCTTGTAAGCTCCTCTTCCAAGAGCTCATGGCCATGGCCATTGCCCCAAGGATGCTTACGAAGGAAGTGAAGCCACCcaaagatcaaaagaaaaaaggagcaTGA
- the LOC117926189 gene encoding riboflavin synthase, which produces MSVSLYLTSLSRAIKPAPPKTPICNFHALPCRTSLKSNTILKPSSLTLFFTTHSPKPRHLFRPNHNNPIRSLFTGIVEEMGEVKQLGVADHGGFDLKIHSTTVLEDVNLGDSISINGTCLTVTQFDTKLSEFTVGLSPETLRKTSLSELEPGSLVNLERAVRPVSRMGGHFVQGHVDGTGEIVSTEPEGDSLWVKVKTTPELLRFIVPKGFIAVDGTSLTVVDVFDDEGCFNFMLVAYTQQKVVIPLKKVGQKVNLEVDILGKYVERLLSSGFVDSIKAS; this is translated from the coding sequence ATGTCCGTTTCTTTGTATCTCACATCACTCTCCAGAGCCATAAAACCCGCTCCCCCTAAAACCCCTATATGCAATTTCCATGCACTTCCCTGCAGAACCAGCCTCAAATCTAACACCATTCTTAAACCCTCCTCCCTCACTCTCTTCTTCACAACCCACTCGCCCAAACCCAGACATCTGTTCAGACCCAACCACAACAACCCAATCCGATCCCTCTTCACCGGAATTGTCGAAGAAATGGGCGAAGTCAAGCAACTGGGTGTCGCCGATCACGGTGGATTCGACTTGAAAATTCACTCGACAACCGTTCTCGAAGACGTCAACCTCGGCGACAGTATTTCCATTAATGGAACATGCTTAACCGTGACCCAATTCGACACTAAATTGTCCGAATTCACAGTCGGATTATCCCCCGAAACCCTTAGGAAAACCTCGTTGAGCGAGCTCGAACCGGGGTCACTTGTGAATTTGGAGAGAGCAGTCCGACCAGTGAGCCGAATGGGTGGGCATTTTGTGCAGGGCCATGTGGATGGAACTGGAGAGATTGTGAGCACGGAGCCGGAGGGTGATTCCTTGTGGGTGAAGGTGAAGACCACGCCGGAGTTGCTGAGATTTATCGTTCCGAAAGGGTTTATCGCGGTGGACGGAACTAGTTTGACTGTGGTGGATGTGTTTGATGACGAGGggtgttttaattttatgttagtGGCTTATACTCAGCAGAAGGTCGTGATTCCTTTGAAGAAAGTGGGGCAGAAGGTGAATTTAGAGGTGGATATACTAGGGAAGTATGTGGAGAGGCTTCTGAGTAGTGGGTTCGTTGACTCTATCAAAGCTTCATGA
- the LOC117927138 gene encoding CASP-like protein 1C2 has product MMAKNTDRICSLVLRLLAFGATLSAAIVMATSHERTTYFSVSVEAKYSHTPAFKYFVIANAIGSAYSFLLLFLPSHGSLWPLVIASDVVITMFLTSSISAALSIAYVGKKGNSYAGWLPICDQVPNYCHHVSGALAAGFIGVVLYMVLLQYSIYTKCCKSSS; this is encoded by the exons ATGATGGCAAAGAATACGGACAGGATCTGCTCCCTTGTTCTAAGGCTTCTGGCTTTTGGAGCCACCCTTTCGGCTGCCATTGTCATGGCTACTAGTCATGAGAGGACTACCTACTTCTCCGTATCGGTTGAAGCAAAGTACAGCCATACCCCTGCCTTCAA GTATTTCGTGATTGCCAATGCCATAGGAAGCGCCTACAGCTTTCTCCTCCTGTTTCTTCCTTCCCACGGTTCGCTATGGCCATTAGTGATCGCCTCCGATGTG GTGATCACCATGTTTCTCACTTCAAGCATATCAGCGGCATTGTCAATTGCTTATGTGGGAAAGAAAGGGAATTCATATGCAGGATGGCTGCCCATCTGTGACCAAGTACCCAACTACTGCCACCATGTATCTGGAGCTCTAGCGGCTGGCTTCATTGGGGTCGTACTTTATATGGTGCTTCTACAGTACTCCATCTATACAAAATGTTGTAAATCCTCTTCTTAG